The following coding sequences lie in one Apium graveolens cultivar Ventura chromosome 1, ASM990537v1, whole genome shotgun sequence genomic window:
- the LOC141721818 gene encoding F-box/kelch-repeat protein At3g06240-like, with the protein MATTKKKKSNVGVLPEELMTEVLVRVPVKTLLVSTSVSKPLLSLITNPNFIISHLNYVIKKSNNNPTLLDILDPSTVNSVNLIDNVPELMPQFNGDVGALANWLHNAAAVLYSFQRKLYVIDAFLSGTRHALSSSPVRVSMPNVFGNSRVVGTSCCNGIICLRDHFRNVVYLWNPSIRRCKEVFVPELDVNVNTMSRAKIGFVYDSTCFDYKFFMILCDVNLGSVPLKLKVYSVSTDSWREFQGPVWSNKLEEGKFQRNEYLVVNGILYFTNGDEHQVISFDLPKEVFRVVPFPGFVQRRWSDVLEFEGSVAMAFQSVSGVDIWRLDDDVSGQVSSWTKNFSIETDPKLNTWLSCYLGAGQFYGKKLMNGNMFVYNVLYDWEKKETNYYGLGEDNILATLKYTETLVSLDGFHQVEESAN; encoded by the coding sequence ATGGCGACGACGAAGAAGAAGAAATCCAACGTGGGTGTTTTACCGGAAGAGTTGATGACAGAAGTACTGGTTCGAGTCCCCGTAAAAACATTACTGGTGTCTACGTCAGTTTCTAAACCCTTGCTTTCACTTAttacaaaccctaatttcataatttcacaccTCAACTATGTCATCAAAAAAAGCAATAATAATCCCACACTACTCGACATTCTAGATCCTTCAACTGTAAATTCAGTTAATCTGATAGATAATGTGCCAGAATTAATGCCGCAGTTTAACGGGGACGTAGGGGCACTCGCTAATTGGTTGCACAATGCAGCGGCTGTGTTATATTCGTTTCAACGGAAATTGTATGTTATCGATGCTTTTTTAAGCGGGACTAGGCATGCTTTGTCTAGCTCGCCTGTTCGTGTTTCGATGCCAAATGTTTTTGGGAATTCTCGAGTTGTTGGTACTAGTTGTTGTAATGGGATTATATGCTTGAGGGATCATTTTAGGAATGTTGTTTATTTGTGGAATCCGTCGATTAGGAGGTGTAAAGAAGTTTTTGTTCCTGAATTGGATGTGAATGTGAATACAATGAGTCGTGCAAAGATAGGGTTTGTTTATGATTCTACGTGTTTTGACTACAAGTTTTTTATGATTTTATGTGATGTGAATTTAGGTAGTGTACCGTTAAAATTAAAGGTGTATTCCGTGAGTACTGATAGTTGGAGAGAATTTCAGGGTCCTGTTTGGAGTAATAAATTGGAAGAGGGGAAATTCCAGCGAAATGAGTATCTAGTTGTTAACGGGATTCTTTATTTTACTAACGGGGATGAACACCAAGTGATCTCATTTGATTTGCCCAAGGAAGTTTTTAGAGTAGTTCCATTCCCTGGATTTGTTCAAAGAAGGTGGTCAGATGTTTTGGAATTCGAGGGTTCAGTTGCTATGGCTTTTCAATCCGTATCAGGGGTTGATATTTGGAGGCTGGACGATGATGTTTCTGGACAAGTGTCTTCTTGGACGAAAAATTTCAGTATTGAGACTGATCCCAAGTTAAATACGTGGCTTTCTTGTTATTTGGGTGCTGGGCAGTTTTATGGAAAGAAATTGATGAATGGAAATATGTTTGTGTACAATGTACTGTATGACTGGGAGAAGAAAGAGACCAATTATTATGGACTTGGAGAAGACAACATTCTTGCAACTCTTAAATATACGGAGACACTTGTTTCACTCGACGGGTTTCATCAAGTGGAGGAAAGTGCCAACTAA